TTGAAGACTGCCAGGCGCTATATCCCACGCTGGTTCGTCCGGCGGCCCGCTTTTTGCTGGAGTATGTCCATCCAGAGCTGCAACTCCCGAATCCAAGCTACGACTTATGGGAAGAGCGACGGGGAATTTTTACGTTTACCAGTGCTACGGTTTTCGCGGGCTTAATGGCTGCGGCTCGTTTCGCCCAGTTGTTCGGGGATGATCGGCGCTACAAACGCTACGCAGAAGGGGCAGAGCGCATTCGTGGGGCAATGGAAAAACATCTGTACGACCCTGAAATCGGGCGTTTTCTGCGAGGGATTTATGTAAGAGCAGATGGGAGTGTCGAAAAAGATTTCACGGTGGAGAGCAGCTTATTCGCCTTGTTTGCGCTTGATGTGTTTTCCGTAGACGATCCGAGAGTTGAGCGGACAATGGAAGCTGTCAAAAAGAGTTTGCGGGTAGATACTGTGATCGGTGGAATTGCTCGTTATCAAGGGGATTACTATTTCAAAAAATCACATGACACGGCGAAGGTGCCGGGGAATCCATGGATCATTTGCACGTTATGGGTGGCTGATTGGGAAATTGCCAAGGCAAAATCGCTCGATGAACTCCAAGAGCCAAAGAACAGACTGGCCTGGGTCGTACGCCATGCTCTACAAAGTGGCGTGCTATCCGAACAGCTCGATCCGTATACAGGTGCTCCCGTATCCGTTGCACCGCTGACGTGGTCGCATGCTACTTATGTTGCCACTGTTTTGCGTTATTTGGAGAAGGTGAATGAGTTGCGGTAACGAGGGGAGAGATGAGGAGATGACAACGATCCGTTTCGGTACGGACGGTTGGCGTGACATAATCGCAGATGGCTTTACTGTCGAGAATGCCCGCATTGTCGCACAAGCCATCGCCAGCTATACCAAAGAAATCGGACAACAGGAGCAGCCTGTTTTGGTCGGGCACGACACGCGGTTTTTGGGGAGACGCTTTGCTGAGGAGGTTGCAGCTGTCCTGACCGCGAATGACATTCGTACCTATTTGGTGAACGAAGCAGCGCCAACGCCTGCCGTAGCCTTTGGAGTGAAGCATTTTGCAGCGAGTGGCGCAATCATGATCACGGCCAGTCACAATCCACCCGAATATAACGGCATTAAATACATTCCGGAGTATGCTGGGCCTGCAACGCCTGCGATCACGCAAAGATTGGAAGAGTGGATCACCGAAACCTACCAGGCGAAATCGGTACGTACGATTTCCCTCGCGGAAGCAAAGGCCCGCAAGCTGCTGCAAGTCATTGTGCTGCGACCTCATTACGAGGCGCATCTTAGACGGATGATAAACATGGATGTTTTGCAAAACTCGTCCTTGTCCGTTGTTGTCGATGCCATGCATGGTGCAGGCATGGGCTACGTGAGCGGTTTTTTGTCAGAGGCGGGGGTGAAAAACATCGGAATTCGAGAAGTCCCGGATGCGGCTTTTGGAGGAGATTTGCCTGAGCCAAATGATAAGCATTTGCATTTGCTAAAAAAAGAAGTCGTAGAACGCCAAGCATCTCTTGGTCTTGCCAATGACGGGGACGCGGATCGCTTCGGAGTCGTCGACCGCTTCGGACAGTACATCACGCCAAACGAAGCACTCGTGCTCCTAACCTATCATTTGAGAAAAAATCGTGGTTTGACCGGACGGATTGTCAGGACAGTAGCGACTACGCATCTACTAGATCGGATGGCTAAACATTACGGTCTTGAGCTGGTGGAGACGCCAGTCGGCTTCAAGTATGTAGGTGAGGAAATGCGCAAAGGCGACGTGCTCATCGGCGGAGAGGAAAGTGGCGGGGCCAGTATTCTCGGTCACATCCCAGAGAAGGACGGCGTACTCATCAATTTGTTGCTCGCCGAGATGTGCGCGCATGAAAACAAAGGAATCGATCAAATACTGCGAGATGTATGCGAACAGTTTGGCGAGCTGTTCCATACACGGCTTGATATGAAATTGCCGCAAAAAGATCAATGGGTTCAGCAAATGATCACCAAGCCTCCTGCACTGGTTGGTCCTTATCAGGTTTTGGAGATTCAACGTGTGGATGGGGTCAAGCTGTTGCTCGAGGAAGGACATTGGGTCCTGATCCGTCCGTCTGGCACAGAACCGTTGGTACGCATCTATTGTGAAGCAACGAATGCGACGGCTTTGCAAAAGCTGCAAGATGCGATTCGCGAATGGTTTTTGGAGATTAATGTGTAAATTTCTGAAGGGGAGAGCCTCATGGATGTGCGAGGTTCTTCTTTTTTTACTAAGTTCCTGCTATGTGGCTGCGGTGAAGAGAAGAATATTTCCAGTCTAGGCTCCAGGCTCCGTCCTGCTGGGGGCTAAGACTGTCCGCTAAGAAGGGATTCGCGGGGAAACGCAAAAGTGGTAGCCGCTTCGTAGCGCGGGCACGTTGCGTTTCTTTTGCCCGCTCATCCCTTCTCCGCTCGGTAGGACTCCACAAGTCGCTACGTCTGAAAATATTCTTCTCTAGCGTAACAGATCGCATTCTTCAATCTGATTAGAGCATTTAAAAATCGGATCACAATAAAATGTTCGTAGAGGAAACAGGAGAAAAAAGCGAAGATCTTAGGGACACCGACCGAGACGCAA
This genomic stretch from Brevibacillus sp. DP1.3A harbors:
- a CDS encoding phosphoglucomutase/phosphomannomutase family protein, whose translation is MTTIRFGTDGWRDIIADGFTVENARIVAQAIASYTKEIGQQEQPVLVGHDTRFLGRRFAEEVAAVLTANDIRTYLVNEAAPTPAVAFGVKHFAASGAIMITASHNPPEYNGIKYIPEYAGPATPAITQRLEEWITETYQAKSVRTISLAEAKARKLLQVIVLRPHYEAHLRRMINMDVLQNSSLSVVVDAMHGAGMGYVSGFLSEAGVKNIGIREVPDAAFGGDLPEPNDKHLHLLKKEVVERQASLGLANDGDADRFGVVDRFGQYITPNEALVLLTYHLRKNRGLTGRIVRTVATTHLLDRMAKHYGLELVETPVGFKYVGEEMRKGDVLIGGEESGGASILGHIPEKDGVLINLLLAEMCAHENKGIDQILRDVCEQFGELFHTRLDMKLPQKDQWVQQMITKPPALVGPYQVLEIQRVDGVKLLLEEGHWVLIRPSGTEPLVRIYCEATNATALQKLQDAIREWFLEINV